One Mycobacterium kubicae genomic window carries:
- a CDS encoding DUF5318 family protein: MRLQRQVVDYSLRRRSLLAEVYSGRTGVSEVCDANPYLLRAAKFHGKPSKVMCPICRKEQLTLVSWVFGEHLGAVSGSARTAEELVMLATRFSEFAVHVVEVCRTCSWNHLVKSYVLGAARPPKGTGTRTARNGARTASE; encoded by the coding sequence GTGCGACTGCAGCGACAGGTAGTGGACTATTCGCTTCGGCGGCGCTCATTGCTGGCCGAGGTGTACTCCGGGCGCACCGGCGTCTCCGAGGTCTGTGACGCCAATCCCTATCTCCTGCGCGCCGCGAAGTTTCACGGGAAACCGAGCAAGGTGATGTGCCCCATCTGCCGCAAAGAGCAGCTCACGCTGGTGTCGTGGGTGTTCGGTGAGCACTTGGGAGCGGTGTCCGGTTCGGCGCGCACCGCCGAAGAACTGGTCATGCTCGCTACCCGATTCTCCGAATTCGCCGTCCACGTCGTGGAGGTTTGCCGGACCTGCAGCTGGAACCACCTGGTCAAGTCCTACGTCCTCGGTGCGGCGCGCCCGCCGAAGGGGACCGGCACACGTACGGCGCGCAACGGCGCCCGAACGGCCAGTGAATAA